In one Leptospira fletcheri genomic region, the following are encoded:
- the msrA gene encoding peptide-methionine (S)-S-oxide reductase MsrA, which produces MPTEKKLEFATLGGGCFWCIEAVYQFVNGVESLVSGYAGGNDPAPNYRSICTGMTGHAEVVRIGFDPAVISYSEILEIFWEAHDPTTKNRQGNDQGPQYRSIILFESEEQKEIAIRSREEAGPRFASPIVTEIEFLEKFFPAETYHQNYYRTNPDQPYCHYVIRPKIEKFLKKKTH; this is translated from the coding sequence ATGCCTACGGAAAAGAAACTGGAATTCGCGACTTTGGGGGGAGGCTGTTTTTGGTGTATAGAGGCCGTCTACCAATTCGTGAACGGAGTGGAATCGCTTGTCTCCGGTTATGCGGGCGGAAATGATCCCGCTCCGAATTACCGGTCGATTTGTACCGGAATGACGGGACACGCGGAAGTGGTTCGCATCGGATTCGATCCGGCCGTAATTTCCTATTCCGAAATTCTGGAAATTTTTTGGGAAGCTCACGACCCGACTACGAAGAACCGCCAGGGAAACGACCAAGGACCTCAATATCGGAGCATCATTTTGTTCGAAAGCGAGGAACAGAAAGAGATCGCGATCAGATCTAGAGAAGAAGCCGGACCTAGATTCGCCTCTCCTATCGTTACAGAAATCGAATTTTTGGAAAAATTTTTTCCAGCGGAAACCTATCACCAAAACTATTATCGTACCAATCCCGACCAGCCTTATTGCCACTACGTGATCCGGCCAAAGATAGAGAAGTTCTTAAAAAAGAAAACGCATTGA
- a CDS encoding DUF1564 family protein → MKWEKPSNPSESRSKIHTLRAKSPRGEAPNCTLLLSKNLYARLLEHWEGERPLSRCLKELLELYALRLEKEEKLNSESSLLLYQRRRPRSSENFDRVNFRPEGMDWIRLGNISRWHGVSRCFLFSYMLELYFCGKDGENGGATRKSKAA, encoded by the coding sequence ATGAAATGGGAAAAGCCCTCGAATCCATCCGAATCTCGTTCGAAAATTCATACGTTACGGGCAAAATCTCCGAGAGGGGAAGCGCCGAATTGTACTCTTTTGCTATCTAAAAACCTTTATGCTCGCTTGTTGGAACACTGGGAGGGAGAAAGGCCTTTGTCGCGATGTTTGAAGGAACTTTTGGAGTTGTATGCGCTTAGGCTAGAAAAAGAAGAGAAACTGAATTCCGAATCTTCCCTACTTCTCTACCAGCGAAGGAGGCCAAGGTCATCCGAAAATTTCGATAGAGTCAATTTTCGTCCGGAAGGAATGGACTGGATTCGTCTGGGGAATATCTCGCGCTGGCACGGAGTTTCCCGATGTTTTTTATTCAGCTATATGCTCGAACTTTATTTCTGCGGAAAAGACGGGGAAAACGGAGGAGCGACAAGGAAAAGTAAAGCGGCTTAA
- a CDS encoding LA_0442/LA_0875 N-terminal domain-containing protein, with translation MYLRKLILSVIFVSSTAMFGATLTLKNGKVLQGKVVNQTRTDVQLEVDGKILTIPKTEIQELRLKDEPKQEPKKVEPQKKEEVPPKKEEIVESGKIRWWQKPRWNYPLSSAVLPGWGIWKAEKKWQGAVTFAAVAGLAYYSVKTSGEFRSAKSAYQDKVYEYLLISQSNSTLNPPSATLIRVLIGSAYSGGAFKHYQTASTQSNDALIFFGIAYGAQILYSYFLGVQKEKLLAGDSNPEGLQFSLNPTYRPVSLGGNGVGWNTELRYSWKF, from the coding sequence ATGTATCTACGCAAGCTGATTTTGTCCGTTATTTTCGTTTCATCCACTGCAATGTTCGGGGCGACCCTGACTTTAAAAAACGGAAAGGTACTCCAAGGAAAGGTGGTCAATCAAACCCGAACCGACGTACAGCTAGAAGTCGACGGGAAAATTCTGACGATTCCGAAAACAGAAATCCAAGAACTCCGTCTCAAAGACGAACCCAAACAAGAACCAAAAAAAGTCGAGCCCCAAAAGAAAGAAGAAGTCCCTCCTAAAAAAGAGGAAATCGTCGAGTCCGGAAAAATCCGTTGGTGGCAAAAACCTCGTTGGAATTATCCGTTGAGTTCCGCGGTTCTTCCCGGATGGGGGATCTGGAAAGCGGAAAAGAAATGGCAGGGAGCGGTGACTTTTGCCGCAGTCGCCGGATTGGCATACTATTCCGTAAAAACAAGCGGAGAATTCCGCTCTGCAAAAAGCGCTTACCAAGATAAGGTTTACGAATACTTACTGATCTCTCAGAGCAACTCCACGTTAAACCCTCCTTCCGCCACGCTCATCCGAGTTTTGATCGGATCGGCATATTCCGGGGGAGCCTTCAAGCATTACCAGACGGCAAGTACCCAGTCCAATGATGCTCTGATTTTTTTCGGTATTGCTTACGGAGCGCAGATCCTTTATTCCTATTTTTTAGGGGTGCAAAAGGAAAAGCTCCTGGCAGGAGATTCTAACCCGGAAGGACTCCAATTCAGCCTAAATCCGACGTACCGCCCCGTGTCTCTGGGCGGAAACGGAGTGGGGTGGAATACCGAATTGCGTTATAGCTGGAAATTCTAA
- a CDS encoding RNA polymerase sigma factor, protein MKNFLSTVSDTLFFEKLYNANKDHLFSFIRRSVKDESTALDLLQDTFLNFFKHYSGKGNLPQEQIARMILFRIARNLMINYGKSYYQKNVSLMGGEEVASFFGSKAQGPEGQVLDDMAAQDLTRALNEILEILPEEQKTAVELRYSQGCKLEEIAQVLGLSVSGVSRLLERAEKAILQEGKRRGFKPESFLKS, encoded by the coding sequence ATTAAAAACTTTCTATCTACCGTGTCGGACACCTTGTTTTTTGAAAAACTGTACAACGCGAATAAGGACCACTTGTTCTCCTTTATCCGGCGTTCGGTGAAGGACGAATCTACCGCGCTCGATCTTTTGCAAGACACGTTTTTGAACTTTTTTAAACATTATTCCGGGAAAGGGAACCTTCCCCAGGAACAGATCGCTCGGATGATTCTATTTCGGATCGCGAGAAATCTGATGATCAACTATGGTAAATCCTATTATCAAAAGAACGTTTCGCTGATGGGCGGGGAAGAGGTAGCTTCCTTTTTCGGCTCCAAGGCCCAAGGTCCGGAAGGACAGGTTCTTGACGACATGGCGGCCCAGGATCTGACCCGAGCACTGAACGAAATTCTGGAAATACTGCCGGAAGAGCAGAAAACGGCGGTAGAACTTCGTTATTCTCAAGGTTGTAAGCTGGAAGAGATCGCACAGGTCCTGGGTCTTTCCGTTTCCGGAGTTTCGAGGCTTTTGGAAAGGGCCGAAAAGGCTATTTTGCAGGAAGGCAAGAGACGGGGATTTAAACCGGAATCTTTTCTTAAGAGTTAA
- a CDS encoding FecR domain-containing protein, whose product MNGMTPNFDAYAELLKRTRTVSKLPDFDPTWIETSPRFKVEAIVVETSNQKNVVELPNTSRRIFFLSAAAVLLIGIGIGGYFKFFKGSQAPVVEGSVLKAAVVFVKGDAKVVRDSESPIHIGDILTEGDRIVTGPGGSVDIGLTDSSMIRIKEKSSLMLKGMRETDASQVKLSLLSGRILNLVEKEKKNANFVVDTPTVVAAVRGTSFEVAVTPEESSVFVSDGAVEVTPLVNDEAEKVLNVGGLVIVTVQKATYYEDTDRAKNSLPEYSDMRKNLNALDKEVMETTRGLKTAKTEAELSEIYDKSIEQIILKDGRELRGVVVSQKKGKLIVQTLKGSYILDESVVETIRY is encoded by the coding sequence ATGAATGGGATGACACCTAATTTCGATGCCTACGCCGAGCTCTTAAAAAGAACTCGGACCGTTTCTAAATTACCCGATTTCGATCCTACTTGGATCGAAACATCCCCCCGCTTCAAGGTGGAGGCTATCGTTGTGGAAACTTCAAATCAGAAGAATGTCGTTGAACTTCCAAATACAAGTCGTCGGATCTTTTTCCTCTCTGCTGCAGCGGTCCTTTTAATCGGAATCGGTATAGGCGGATATTTCAAATTCTTTAAAGGATCTCAGGCTCCGGTTGTGGAAGGTTCCGTTTTAAAAGCGGCCGTGGTTTTCGTTAAAGGGGACGCGAAAGTCGTTCGGGACTCGGAATCTCCGATCCATATCGGAGATATCTTAACCGAAGGGGATCGTATCGTTACCGGGCCTGGAGGCTCAGTCGATATCGGGCTGACCGACTCTAGCATGATCCGGATCAAAGAAAAGTCCAGCTTGATGCTGAAGGGTATGAGAGAAACGGACGCTTCTCAAGTGAAACTTTCCCTCCTTTCCGGTCGGATCCTGAACTTGGTTGAGAAGGAAAAGAAAAACGCGAATTTCGTCGTGGATACTCCTACCGTGGTTGCTGCCGTTCGGGGAACTTCCTTCGAAGTCGCGGTTACGCCGGAGGAATCCTCAGTGTTCGTTTCTGACGGAGCGGTGGAAGTAACTCCTTTGGTGAATGATGAGGCGGAAAAGGTCCTGAACGTAGGCGGCTTGGTAATCGTTACCGTCCAAAAAGCTACCTATTACGAAGATACGGATCGTGCAAAGAATTCCCTACCGGAATATTCCGACATGCGTAAGAACCTGAACGCCCTGGATAAGGAAGTGATGGAGACTACCAGAGGTCTTAAGACGGCAAAAACGGAAGCCGAATTGAGCGAGATTTACGACAAGAGTATCGAGCAAATCATCCTGAAAGACGGTCGTGAGTTGCGCGGGGTAGTCGTTTCTCAGAAAAAAGGAAAATTGATCGTCCAAACCTTAAAAGGTTCCTACATTCTGGACGAGTCGGTGGTGGAAACGATTCGTTACTGA
- a CDS encoding class I SAM-dependent methyltransferase, with amino-acid sequence MNDITSRSEDMALAIGAKKLHEGRQFMYDAAKRYHDSFKDSKTGFFKAEYLESRSCPVCFKNNERVIFNADGGVYVKCNECGMGYLNPVFTDDSLTKFYTGNNTVQSEVVENESDFYRKIYLKGLEALTPHTKKGAILDIGCSAGSFLDLAKSNGWDTWGVELNEAEIAYTKKKGHKAFNQMLESIEFPIKFNAITLWDVFEHIKDGHKYLKLMKSLLTPDGVIFIQVPNFHSLAARVLQEKCKMFDGLEHVNLYSPVTLRTIAEKNSFELVSMNTVISEIPIVNNYVNYEDAYLGDIPHGGRVLNLIDEKLLHENYLGYKIQAVLKNMH; translated from the coding sequence ATGAACGATATTACAAGTAGATCAGAGGATATGGCCCTAGCAATCGGGGCCAAAAAACTCCATGAAGGTCGGCAGTTTATGTACGATGCCGCAAAAAGATATCATGATTCCTTTAAAGATTCTAAAACCGGTTTTTTTAAAGCAGAGTATCTGGAAAGCCGAAGCTGTCCTGTCTGTTTTAAAAATAATGAAAGAGTGATTTTTAATGCAGACGGAGGAGTTTACGTTAAATGCAACGAATGTGGTATGGGTTACTTAAACCCCGTCTTTACGGATGATTCTCTTACGAAATTTTATACAGGCAATAATACGGTTCAATCCGAAGTCGTCGAGAATGAGAGCGACTTTTATCGAAAAATATACTTGAAAGGACTCGAAGCGTTAACTCCGCACACGAAAAAAGGAGCTATTTTAGATATAGGATGTTCCGCAGGCAGTTTTCTGGATCTTGCAAAATCTAACGGTTGGGATACATGGGGAGTTGAACTCAATGAAGCAGAGATTGCATACACTAAAAAGAAGGGTCATAAGGCTTTCAATCAAATGCTTGAGAGTATTGAATTCCCGATTAAGTTTAATGCGATTACATTATGGGATGTATTTGAACATATCAAAGATGGGCATAAATATTTGAAGTTAATGAAAAGCCTACTGACTCCGGACGGAGTCATTTTCATTCAAGTTCCTAACTTCCATTCGCTAGCTGCAAGAGTGCTCCAAGAAAAATGCAAGATGTTCGACGGATTGGAACACGTAAACCTTTATTCGCCAGTAACTTTGAGAACAATTGCCGAAAAAAATTCCTTTGAGTTAGTTTCTATGAACACGGTTATTTCCGAAATTCCTATAGTTAATAATTATGTTAATTACGAAGATGCATATTTAGGTGATATTCCTCACGGAGGCAGAGTGTTGAATCTCATAGATGAAAAGTTGCTTCATGAAAATTACCTCGGATATAAAATCCAGGCAGTTCTGAAAAATATGCATTGA
- a CDS encoding DoxX family protein — translation MFYPFFATKPGIGPLFLRIGIFTCIFPHGAQKTVGWFGGLGYDVAMDYFTDTLGFPAFLGTAAIFFEFAGSLFLAFGFLTRFFASGIGITLFVAALTHIHYGFFMNWFGDKGGEGFEYHILVVSMAISLFFSGGGSYSVDRSISNGLA, via the coding sequence ATGTTCTATCCCTTTTTTGCCACGAAACCAGGAATCGGTCCGCTATTTCTACGAATCGGAATCTTTACGTGTATCTTCCCTCACGGCGCCCAAAAGACGGTCGGGTGGTTCGGAGGTTTAGGATACGACGTAGCGATGGATTATTTTACGGATACGTTGGGGTTTCCCGCATTTTTAGGAACTGCCGCCATTTTTTTCGAATTTGCCGGATCGCTTTTTCTGGCGTTCGGGTTCTTGACTCGCTTCTTTGCGTCGGGAATCGGCATCACGCTTTTTGTGGCAGCGTTGACCCACATACATTACGGATTTTTTATGAACTGGTTCGGGGACAAAGGAGGAGAAGGTTTTGAATATCATATCCTCGTAGTCTCTATGGCGATCAGTCTGTTTTTTTCTGGAGGTGGATCTTATTCCGTCGATCGCTCCATTTCGAACGGGTTGGCGTAA
- a CDS encoding ABC-F family ATP-binding cassette domain-containing protein — MLQFIEIKHRFGSSTLFDKFSWHIKPGSKVALVGPNGSGKSTLFRMAEGDLAPEEGIVSRSKHTEISLFQQIPDFDFEVSVIDTALSRHKHYNEYISRSRNIHTRMDASTDHDSPEFSSLLEEQSALEEYAFTYGVHELEARAKKVLGGLGFSNEQMERKVKEFSPGYQHRLGLAIAVLNPGNLLLLDEPTNHLDHSSKEWLAEYLRNTNRSFVLVTHDPEFLNSTTDTIAELNPSGVLEFKGTLEEYFEHKNELLEKLRTQFQKEEAYLKKRMEWVERFRAKATKARAVQSVIKRLEKRDKVDAPEESFWNSKTEYDFHYIPCGNMAFRIEGADFSYNAESPNIFENAELHVSNGDKIAVIGPNGAGKSTFLRCLLGIHKLKKGSITFGPKTRIGYFSQNHHEDLDPEKSILETVLSAYPEIPEVEARNLLGYFSFSDDRVFKKVGLLSGGEQSRLRLALLVKLGSNCLFLDEPTNHLDLVVRENLKRALHSYPGAVLVISHDPEFLKDLCNRTISVSGGRIRDLNTSFSDYLKFPPEDLHAEGGFAKSDEVLDKGESKDKSRTRKNADKNRVKKIQKDIEQIESKIALLEKNKTNSEELLADPQFYKNRSYQMELDTYNQTKTEILRLTEQWETLQLELEELSSAV, encoded by the coding sequence ATGCTACAGTTTATAGAAATCAAGCACCGGTTCGGCAGTTCCACTCTATTCGATAAATTTTCCTGGCACATCAAACCCGGATCCAAAGTTGCCTTGGTCGGGCCGAACGGTTCCGGCAAATCCACCCTCTTCCGCATGGCGGAAGGCGATCTGGCGCCGGAAGAAGGAATCGTCAGTCGATCTAAACATACCGAAATTTCACTTTTTCAACAGATTCCGGATTTCGACTTCGAAGTATCCGTTATCGACACAGCTCTTTCCAGGCACAAACATTATAACGAATATATTTCACGTTCTCGTAATATTCATACTAGAATGGATGCCAGCACAGATCATGATTCTCCCGAATTCTCTTCTCTCCTAGAGGAACAAAGCGCTCTGGAGGAATATGCCTTTACCTACGGAGTCCATGAATTGGAAGCCAGGGCAAAAAAAGTTCTAGGCGGTCTCGGTTTTTCTAACGAACAGATGGAAAGAAAGGTAAAGGAATTTTCCCCGGGTTACCAACATAGACTAGGATTGGCGATCGCGGTATTGAATCCGGGAAATCTCCTTTTGCTCGACGAGCCCACGAACCACTTGGATCATTCTTCCAAAGAATGGTTGGCGGAATACCTCAGAAATACCAACCGTTCCTTTGTCCTTGTAACCCACGATCCCGAATTTCTGAACTCTACCACGGATACGATCGCGGAATTGAATCCGTCGGGTGTTTTGGAATTTAAAGGTACTCTGGAGGAGTATTTCGAACACAAAAACGAACTGTTGGAAAAACTTCGGACCCAGTTTCAAAAGGAAGAAGCATACTTAAAGAAAAGGATGGAATGGGTTGAGCGCTTTCGGGCGAAAGCCACCAAAGCCCGAGCGGTGCAAAGCGTAATCAAACGGCTGGAAAAACGGGATAAAGTGGACGCTCCCGAGGAGTCTTTCTGGAACTCCAAAACCGAATACGATTTTCATTATATTCCCTGCGGGAATATGGCCTTTCGAATCGAAGGAGCGGATTTTTCCTACAATGCCGAATCCCCTAATATTTTCGAAAACGCGGAATTACACGTCTCGAACGGTGATAAAATCGCGGTAATCGGTCCGAACGGTGCAGGGAAATCCACTTTTCTCCGTTGCCTATTGGGAATCCACAAATTGAAAAAAGGATCCATCACATTCGGACCGAAAACCCGAATCGGGTATTTTTCCCAAAATCACCATGAGGATCTGGATCCGGAAAAATCCATTCTTGAAACCGTTCTCTCCGCATATCCGGAAATTCCGGAGGTCGAGGCCAGAAACCTTTTGGGCTATTTCTCGTTTTCGGACGATCGGGTTTTTAAAAAGGTCGGGCTACTTTCCGGAGGGGAACAAAGTCGACTACGTTTAGCGTTGCTTGTTAAGTTAGGATCCAATTGTCTTTTTCTGGACGAGCCGACCAACCATTTGGATTTGGTGGTCCGCGAGAATCTTAAGAGAGCCTTACATTCTTATCCCGGTGCGGTGCTCGTCATCTCTCATGATCCGGAATTTCTAAAGGACCTTTGCAATCGAACGATCTCGGTTTCCGGCGGTCGTATCCGAGATTTGAACACTAGTTTTTCCGATTATCTTAAATTTCCTCCGGAAGACCTACATGCCGAGGGCGGGTTTGCAAAATCCGACGAGGTTTTGGATAAGGGGGAATCCAAGGATAAGAGCAGGACTAGAAAGAACGCGGATAAGAATAGGGTAAAGAAGATCCAAAAAGATATCGAGCAAATCGAATCCAAGATCGCCTTATTGGAAAAAAACAAGACGAATTCCGAGGAACTTTTAGCGGATCCTCAATTTTACAAGAATCGCAGTTATCAAATGGAGTTAGACACCTACAATCAGACCAAGACGGAAATCCTTCGTTTGACGGAACAGTGGGAGACTCTCCAATTGGAGTTGGAAGAATTATCTTCCGCCGTTTAA
- a CDS encoding rhodanese-like domain-containing protein — MNPKELKTRLDARNTGKDDFYLLDVRNPNEQEICLIEGTDLLIPVSELPARVSELDAWKNSGKDVVVYCRSGGRSGNACAFLKSTGFSKVFNLEGGVLQYSDDVDSTLAKY, encoded by the coding sequence ATGAATCCGAAAGAGTTAAAAACGAGACTGGATGCGCGAAACACGGGAAAGGACGATTTCTACTTATTGGATGTGCGGAACCCGAATGAACAGGAAATCTGCCTGATCGAAGGCACGGACCTACTGATTCCGGTCTCCGAATTGCCGGCTCGCGTTTCCGAATTGGATGCATGGAAAAATTCCGGAAAAGACGTAGTGGTGTACTGTCGCTCCGGTGGAAGGTCGGGCAACGCCTGTGCGTTTTTGAAATCGACCGGTTTTTCCAAGGTGTTCAACCTGGAAGGGGGCGTTTTGCAATACTCGGACGATGTAGATTCCACCTTGGCTAAATATTAA
- a CDS encoding alpha/beta fold hydrolase, with amino-acid sequence MKIRIASFFAAVLLLGLASIPALRSSETGILDLESRNGTSGKFIRLSQGWTHYELSGRETGDLVVLVHGFSIPYFIWDGVQEALVSAGFRVLRFDLYGRGASDRPEVKYDLDLFDTQLEELVRELKIREPFHIMGLSMGGAITAKFVGKRPERIKKVVLIDPFSAKAEIFPLNVPGIGEYVAASYLIPSLPERQKGDFLDLSKIPTSWKEKYRQQMQFKGFGAAILSTLRSLLSLDPRPQYESLARAEKQVLLVWGRQDRTTPLETGSYVRELLKPTFLLVEESGHLPHIERPEIVIPAILDFL; translated from the coding sequence ATGAAAATAAGAATCGCTTCCTTTTTTGCAGCCGTACTCCTCCTCGGCTTAGCATCCATTCCCGCACTACGTTCCTCTGAAACCGGAATATTGGACCTGGAATCCAGAAACGGGACTTCGGGAAAATTCATTCGGCTCTCGCAAGGTTGGACTCATTACGAACTTTCCGGCCGCGAAACCGGAGATCTGGTCGTTTTAGTCCACGGCTTTTCCATTCCATACTTCATCTGGGACGGAGTTCAGGAAGCTTTAGTCTCGGCGGGATTTCGGGTTCTCAGATTCGATCTTTACGGAAGAGGTGCTTCCGATCGACCGGAAGTAAAATACGATTTGGATCTGTTCGATACCCAACTGGAAGAGCTGGTCCGAGAATTAAAGATCCGGGAACCGTTTCATATCATGGGACTTTCCATGGGAGGCGCCATTACCGCCAAGTTCGTCGGAAAAAGACCGGAGCGAATCAAAAAAGTGGTGTTGATCGATCCGTTTTCTGCAAAGGCGGAAATCTTTCCGCTGAACGTTCCGGGAATCGGAGAATACGTCGCGGCTTCCTATTTGATTCCCTCTTTGCCCGAACGACAAAAAGGGGATTTCCTAGACCTAAGCAAAATCCCGACAAGTTGGAAGGAAAAATACCGGCAGCAAATGCAATTCAAGGGATTCGGTGCAGCCATCCTTTCGACGCTTCGGAGCCTTCTCTCCTTGGACCCGCGTCCACAATATGAAAGTTTAGCCCGAGCGGAAAAGCAGGTGCTATTGGTCTGGGGAAGGCAGGATCGTACCACTCCGCTAGAAACCGGATCCTATGTAAGAGAATTACTAAAACCTACATTTCTCTTAGTGGAGGAATCCGGCCATCTACCGCATATAGAAAGGCCGGAAATCGTAATCCCGGCAATTCTGGATTTTTTATAG
- a CDS encoding TetR/AcrR family transcriptional regulator codes for MTVTATRPKRRTRNSLNKESIVQAAMEILNEDGIDGLSMRRIAEKLDCSVASPYSHFKSQQDIIKILISQGEAQLTETLREAKLHGHSAYEKLTRIARTYYEFSGNNQELHKVMFNTVHGHMHRKAFPKLPTSYRVFLETIREGCRSGEFIITEEEYPSLARTMYSWMYGIIVLDMTGMLKKRGMGDPLDEGFLFFRKILLGEEE; via the coding sequence ATGACTGTAACAGCCACTCGACCGAAACGGCGTACTAGAAATAGTCTCAATAAAGAAAGCATCGTCCAGGCAGCGATGGAAATTCTCAACGAAGATGGAATCGACGGATTGTCGATGAGAAGAATCGCTGAAAAGCTGGATTGCAGCGTTGCGAGTCCTTATTCACATTTTAAAAGCCAACAGGACATCATCAAAATTCTGATTTCCCAGGGCGAAGCGCAACTTACCGAAACTTTACGGGAAGCGAAGCTGCACGGACATTCCGCTTACGAGAAGCTTACGAGAATCGCAAGAACGTACTATGAATTTTCCGGCAATAACCAGGAATTACATAAGGTCATGTTCAATACCGTGCACGGTCACATGCACCGCAAAGCCTTTCCGAAACTACCCACCAGTTATCGGGTATTTTTGGAGACGATCCGAGAAGGATGTCGCTCTGGCGAATTCATCATTACGGAAGAGGAATATCCCTCTTTGGCCCGGACTATGTATTCTTGGATGTACGGAATCATCGTATTGGATATGACCGGAATGTTGAAGAAGAGAGGAATGGGAGATCCTTTAGACGAGGGATTTCTTTTCTTTCGCAAGATCCTTTTAGGCGAAGAGGAATAA
- a CDS encoding acetoacetate decarboxylase family protein: MKTQETTKAKPKKKASGASNKSIKAESKTPKAKKAGIRSTGDKRHFPAPWKLQGEGFLFPLFSKKAYNLEFSFMDGEDRESYRGGLGALLFVNYSSSDVGPYYEVLYIPGNFEWKGRKFKRITRIFVSSRESVEAGRRNWAIPKEQADFVWTRQNSVTKIEVSREGKLFLRAKIHTIGLNFPVSTAPFGISLLQKQDEEYLNTSFSGTGKGKFARLENLWIDETVFPDFLKAGGFRTGFGISPFEMVFPEAIRQNESSAIQ; encoded by the coding sequence ATGAAAACACAGGAAACAACGAAAGCCAAACCCAAAAAGAAAGCCTCCGGCGCTTCCAATAAGTCTATAAAAGCGGAATCCAAGACTCCTAAGGCCAAAAAAGCGGGAATCCGGTCCACAGGAGACAAAAGGCATTTTCCCGCGCCCTGGAAATTGCAAGGAGAAGGTTTTCTTTTTCCTCTCTTTTCTAAAAAGGCATATAATCTGGAGTTCTCTTTTATGGATGGAGAGGATCGTGAATCGTACAGGGGCGGACTCGGGGCTCTACTCTTCGTAAACTATTCAAGCTCGGACGTAGGACCTTACTATGAAGTCCTGTACATACCCGGAAATTTCGAATGGAAAGGAAGAAAATTCAAAAGAATCACACGTATTTTCGTTTCTAGTCGAGAATCCGTCGAGGCTGGCAGACGGAATTGGGCAATCCCGAAAGAACAAGCGGACTTCGTATGGACGCGTCAAAACTCCGTTACTAAGATCGAAGTTTCTCGCGAAGGCAAATTATTTTTACGTGCCAAGATACACACGATAGGATTGAATTTTCCAGTGAGCACTGCTCCGTTCGGGATTTCTCTTCTCCAAAAACAGGACGAAGAATATCTAAACACTTCGTTTAGCGGAACGGGAAAAGGGAAATTCGCAAGATTAGAGAACCTTTGGATCGACGAAACCGTATTTCCTGATTTTTTGAAAGCCGGAGGATTCAGAACCGGATTCGGAATTTCTCCATTCGAAATGGTTTTTCCCGAAGCGATCAGACAAAACGAGTCATCAGCGATACAATAA